In Salmo salar chromosome ssa03, Ssal_v3.1, whole genome shotgun sequence, a single genomic region encodes these proteins:
- the LOC106600186 gene encoding uncharacterized protein CXorf38 homolog isoform X2 yields the protein MVHEELSARLNDGGYKNWLKAGYCLLKLREGLHPFTDTEMRSFHRNLVTRNPGLRRPCRSGCRSKGNQLYSVCVVCAEWRTVILRHHTNPRGMVNWGNCRPPLWYQDHWELAKAYMPRGQAGVKGAALCDASALLNLLNFCSHFNYVDQHCVREVIRCRNELMHSCEMRVCDQWMRRYQMLAVDLSVLVPGVDQVDGSVPEGLEPISQWEMDLLRERLQELLTDTQDTEELLRLRDFLLANRDLSDQFSSELQTITSMETQRRRGGGAREGGGNEVETPE from the exons ATGGTACACGAAGAGTTGAGCGCTCGTCTGAACGATGGCGGGTATAAGAACTGGCTCAAAGCGGGGTACTGTCTCCTCAAACTGCGGGAGGGGTTGCACCCTTTCACGgatactgagatgagatccttcCACAGAAATCTAGTCACTAGGAACCCAGGTCTGCGGCGGCCGTGTCGGAGCGGGTGCAGATCCAAAGGGAATCAG ctgtactctgtgtgtgtggtgtgtgcagaGTGGAGGACCGTGATCCTGAGGCACCACACAAACCCCAGGGGGATGGTGAACTGGGGGAATTGCAGACCCCCACTCTGGTACCAGGACCACTGGGAACTGGccaag GCCTACATGCCGCGGGGTCAAGCTGGGGTTAAGGGGGCGGCGCTGTGTGACGCGTCCGCACTGCTCAACCTCCTCAACTTCTGCTCCCACTTCAACTACGTAGACCAGCACTGTGTCAGAGAg GTTATCAGGTGTAGGAACGAGCTGATGCACTCCTGTGAGATGCGAGTGTGTGACCAGTGGATGAGGCGCTACCAG ATGCTGGCTGTTGATTTGTCGGTGTTAGTTCCTGGTGTGGACCAAGTGGACGGTTCCGTGCCGGAGGGGTTGGAGCCTATCAGCCAATGGGAAATGGACTTACTGAGAGAGAGGCTGCAGGAGCTGCTTACAGACACACAG GACACTGAGGAGTTGCTGAGACTGAGGGATTTCCTCCTGGCCAACAGAGACTTGAGTGACCAGTTCTCCTCTGAACTCCAGACCATCACATCAATGGAGAcacagaggagaaggggaggaggggcgagagaagggggagggaatgAAGTGGAGACACCTGAGTAA
- the LOC106600186 gene encoding uncharacterized protein CXorf38 homolog isoform X1 has product MVHEELSARLNDGGYKNWLKAGYCLLKLREGLHPFTDTEMRSFHRNLVTRNPGLRRPCRSGCRSKGNQLYSVCVVCAEWRTVILRHHTNPRGMVNWGNCRPPLWYQDHWELAKAYMPRGQAGVKGAALCDASALLNLLNFCSHFNYVDQHCVREVIRCRNELMHSCEMRVCDQWMRRYQVSIQQLLQQFTHIPEVATAGQQILEMLAVDLSVLVPGVDQVDGSVPEGLEPISQWEMDLLRERLQELLTDTQDTEELLRLRDFLLANRDLSDQFSSELQTITSMETQRRRGGGAREGGGNEVETPE; this is encoded by the exons ATGGTACACGAAGAGTTGAGCGCTCGTCTGAACGATGGCGGGTATAAGAACTGGCTCAAAGCGGGGTACTGTCTCCTCAAACTGCGGGAGGGGTTGCACCCTTTCACGgatactgagatgagatccttcCACAGAAATCTAGTCACTAGGAACCCAGGTCTGCGGCGGCCGTGTCGGAGCGGGTGCAGATCCAAAGGGAATCAG ctgtactctgtgtgtgtggtgtgtgcagaGTGGAGGACCGTGATCCTGAGGCACCACACAAACCCCAGGGGGATGGTGAACTGGGGGAATTGCAGACCCCCACTCTGGTACCAGGACCACTGGGAACTGGccaag GCCTACATGCCGCGGGGTCAAGCTGGGGTTAAGGGGGCGGCGCTGTGTGACGCGTCCGCACTGCTCAACCTCCTCAACTTCTGCTCCCACTTCAACTACGTAGACCAGCACTGTGTCAGAGAg GTTATCAGGTGTAGGAACGAGCTGATGCACTCCTGTGAGATGCGAGTGTGTGACCAGTGGATGAGGCGCTACCAGGTCAGCATACAGCAGCTCCTACAGCAATTCACACACATACCAGAAGTGGCAACAGCCGGACAACAGAtactagag ATGCTGGCTGTTGATTTGTCGGTGTTAGTTCCTGGTGTGGACCAAGTGGACGGTTCCGTGCCGGAGGGGTTGGAGCCTATCAGCCAATGGGAAATGGACTTACTGAGAGAGAGGCTGCAGGAGCTGCTTACAGACACACAG GACACTGAGGAGTTGCTGAGACTGAGGGATTTCCTCCTGGCCAACAGAGACTTGAGTGACCAGTTCTCCTCTGAACTCCAGACCATCACATCAATGGAGAcacagaggagaaggggaggaggggcgagagaagggggagggaatgAAGTGGAGACACCTGAGTAA